One Xenopus tropicalis strain Nigerian chromosome 8, UCB_Xtro_10.0, whole genome shotgun sequence genomic window carries:
- the phyhdla.2 gene encoding uncharacterized protein phyhdla.2: MKAEATQLKALYEANGFLTAIDVLGKDELGQACKEHAKLENKFGKEYTQYNLHNIHMQYEWVMNLAAHPKLLDAIIAVLGPNVILLDSRFICKYPSSDVPHKDNTVPYVAWHQDIKYWGFEGGPVASVWLAFDDVDAENGVLQVIPGSHKQGILEHRVAEIPGNLLTSNQEIPRHLVQVEDLVECPLKAGQMSIHDGLTVHASEPNMSERRRCGFVIRYVPTTAYPVKDPERPRTFPATVLVAGTDEFKNFEDHAPNFFNKTY; encoded by the exons ATGAAGGCAGAAGCCACTCAGCTGAAGGCTCTTTATGAAGCTAACGGCTTCCTGACAGCTATTGATGTGCTGGGGAAGGACGAGCTCGGTCAGGCCTGCAAGGAACATGCAAAACTGGAGAACAAATTTG GCAAGGAATACACACAGTACAACCTGCACAACATCCACATGCAATATGAGTGGGTGATGAATCTGGCTGCTCATCCCAAACTACTGGATGCAATCATTGCTGTGTTAGGGCCCAATGTTATTCTCCTGGACTCCAGGTTTATCTGTAAATACCCTTCCTCTGACGTCCCCCACAAAGATAACACTGTCCCATACGTTGCTTGGCATCAGGACATCAA GTATTGGGGATTTGAGGGGGGTCCCGTGGCGTCTGTGTGGCTGGCCTTTGACGACGTGGATGCAGAAAATGGAGTCCTACAAGTTATCCCAG GAAGCCACAAACAAGGCATTTTGGAACACAGAGTGGCAGAAATCCCAGGAAACTTACTGACTTCAAACCAGGAGATACCCCGGCACTTGGTGCAGGTGGAAGATTTGGTTGAGTGTCCCCTCAAAGCTGGGCAGATGTCT ATCCATGACGGGCTGACAGTTCATGCCAGCGAACCCAACATGTCAGAAAGAAGAAGATGTGGGTTTGTCATCCGCTATGTGCCCACAACTGCATATCCTGTCAAG gATCCTGAACGTCCCAGAACATTTCCTGCAACTGTCCTCGTGGCTGGAACTGATGAGTTTAAGAACTTTGAAGACCACGCTCCTAACTTTTTTAACAAGACCTATTAA